A region of the Candidatus Methylomirabilota bacterium genome:
CGGCAGGACGGCGCCATCACGACGCGACGGTGGGTCGACTGGCTGGATCGGCGCCCGGCCCGACCGTCCTTCGTGTGGCTCGAGTACGTCGATGCCCGGCCGCCGGCGCCCCTCCCCGAGCCCTTTCGCTCCATGTACTACACGGGCGATCCCAGCCGGACAGCGCGCGAGCATCGGGCGGCCGATGTGGCCGGCATTCGGGCGATCGAAGCGGTGCGGGAGATCGAACGGGCGCTGCCCGCCCTGCGGAAGGGGCGCTCCGACGTCGCCATCACCGAGACGTTTCGCGCCACCGTGGCGCACTGGCGCGGGGCCGCGGGCTGCAGCCCCGAGCTGGCGGCGTATCTGGTGGACCTGCCGGCGGAGGCCCGTCGCGGGCTCAGCGTCTCTCGGTTCGCGGACTGGCTCGACGGCGAGGCCCGCGGTCTCGAGTCCGGTCCTCCGTCGCGGGATCTGGTGGCCTGGCTCGAGCGGCTACTCCCCATGCTGAAGGAGATCGAGGCCGACGCGACGTCGTGGCTCGAGGGCGTCGTGGACTTTCGCTACGCGATCAGCCAGTACATGGCCGGGATCTCGTATCTGGACTATCAGGTCGCGCGTCTCATCGAGGCCCTCGAGGACCGAGGGCTCGCCGAGCGCACCACCGTGATCGTGTGCTCACCCCACGGCGAGTGCCTGGGCGAGCGCGGCGTCTTCTTCGCGCACCAGACGCTGCTCGAGGCATCGCTCCGCGTGCCGGTGATCTGGAAGCCGGCCGCGGGCAGCCTCCGCGCGCCCGGCGCGGAGATTGGGGGCGTGTTCGACCTGATCGACCTCTTCCCCACGCTGATTGAGTCGTTGGGACTGCCCGTCCCCGCCGGCCTCGCTGGAGCGAGTCGCTGGCCCTCTCTGCGCGACGGAACCGACATCCCGCGGCATCCCAGCGTGGCGGTGGGCGAGCACGGCGCCATGCTCGCCCTCACGATGCCGCCGTGGAAGCTCCTCACCGTCTACCGCGACCACCGCGTCTCGGAGGAGTGGGCGTGGCGTGCGGGGGAACGGGCGCTGCACGATCTGCGCGACGTGCCGCCCGACACGGTGGACGTCGCGGCGCGCCATCCCGACGTGGTAGGCCAGATCGCCACGCACCTCGACGCGTGGCGGCGGGCGATGGGCTGGGTGGGAAGAGAACGGGGCTGAGGGCGGTGCGCGGCCGCCTCACGCCCCGCCGAGGGGGCAGCCCGGCGGCATCGCCGCCTTCTTCTTTTCGATGATATCCATCGCGTAGCGCTCGAGGTAATGGGTGATGGTCTCGACGCGGATCTTCACCGAGCCGGCGGGCTTGGTCGAGTCGAGATCCTGGAACGAGAAGAACAGAGTGCCCGAGCGCTCCACGATCTGCTGCACCGGCGTATAGGTCGGCTGGTCCATCCCGCATTCGTAGCTCGCCAGCCGCACCACGCAGGCCACCCAGGGCATGCGCGCCGCCGCCTTCGCCCCCCACAGGATCTCGTTGGTGTTGGCAGAGTACGAGGACGGCCAGACATCCCGAATGTCGAAGGCCGATCGGATGATCCCGGCCCGGATGTCCTCGCCGAAGGCCCAGTCCATGAGGTCCTGATCGATGGGAAAGTACTGGGCCCACAGCACCGGGTAGCCGTAGGCCTGGAGATCCACCTCGATCTCGTGGCCGATGCCGGGATCCATGTGGTAGGGACGGGCGAGCACGAGGAGGCAGGGCCGGTTCTCTCGCGCGCACCACTCGAGGATCTCGCGTCCTTTCCCCCGCAGCCGCGTGTTGAAGTCGGCGAGCGAGCGATAACCCTCGTCCACCGCGCGCGCCGTCTCCTCGGCGGTGAGGCCGGGGATCACGCCCCGCAGCCCCTCCCAGAGCTGCTTGGGGACGAGCTTGGGCTCGTCCAGCGACACGAACGGCGAGGCGTAGCGGAGGCCCTGCTCCGCGAACACGTCGCGCTCCTTCATGAAGCCGGCCTTGATGTTCTCGGGGGCCGCCATCACCCGGGGGCAGGCGAGCGTGCGGGCGACGTGGCCGGAGAGGAAGGAGGGGAGGTTGTAGATCATGGGGGAGAAGACGATGTCGAGCTTCTCTTTCTGCCCGAACACCAGCTCGCCGTAGTGGCCGGCGATGCACTTCACCGGATAGCAGCAGTCCACGGTGCCGCGGCCCTTGCCGAACTGGCGCCCCTGCTCCTCGGAGGTGTCGGACGAGAACACGAGGCGGCGCCCCTCGACACCGAGCGCGCCGAAGAAGCCCACCCAGAACTGGTGGGTGGACCAGAGATTGAGGACGCGCGGGATGCCGATCCGGAGGCTAGCCCGCGACGACCCCGGATTCGACTCGGGGACGGCGGAAGGCGTCCGTCCGAACCATCTC
Encoded here:
- a CDS encoding sulfatase-like hydrolase/transferase; its protein translation is MRTEHLLDRVGEATVTAPASGHVTIQPMTLLRDTRMALLQHPDSLMEFPPLVLGPRPRLLLACGIKKIAWSRLPSEIAFEASILVDGEGETRVLSVGLDPHHREEDRRWVEREIDLARFAGRRVRLVLRTSVSRRLDPHHAWAGWADPRIVHDAPSAPRRVRPAPDPPVVLLVSADALRADHLGCAGHPGVRTPHLDALAKTGVRMMHARAQAGTRTGSYASLLSGQHVPTHGIDAEWGRMPPSLATLPVYLRAFGYHTVFAASDTGLGARSTGLGELFAEQIPSLARGRQDGAITTRRWVDWLDRRPARPSFVWLEYVDARPPAPLPEPFRSMYYTGDPSRTAREHRAADVAGIRAIEAVREIERALPALRKGRSDVAITETFRATVAHWRGAAGCSPELAAYLVDLPAEARRGLSVSRFADWLDGEARGLESGPPSRDLVAWLERLLPMLKEIEADATSWLEGVVDFRYAISQYMAGISYLDYQVARLIEALEDRGLAERTTVIVCSPHGECLGERGVFFAHQTLLEASLRVPVIWKPAAGSLRAPGAEIGGVFDLIDLFPTLIESLGLPVPAGLAGASRWPSLRDGTDIPRHPSVAVGEHGAMLALTMPPWKLLTVYRDHRVSEEWAWRAGERALHDLRDVPPDTVDVAARHPDVVGQIATHLDAWRRAMGWVGRERG
- a CDS encoding acyl-CoA dehydratase activase-related protein; this translates as MSTLTLPRWFGRTPSAVPESNPGSSRASLRIGIPRVLNLWSTHQFWVGFFGALGVEGRRLVFSSDTSEEQGRQFGKGRGTVDCCYPVKCIAGHYGELVFGQKEKLDIVFSPMIYNLPSFLSGHVARTLACPRVMAAPENIKAGFMKERDVFAEQGLRYASPFVSLDEPKLVPKQLWEGLRGVIPGLTAEETARAVDEGYRSLADFNTRLRGKGREILEWCARENRPCLLVLARPYHMDPGIGHEIEVDLQAYGYPVLWAQYFPIDQDLMDWAFGEDIRAGIIRSAFDIRDVWPSSYSANTNEILWGAKAAARMPWVACVVRLASYECGMDQPTYTPVQQIVERSGTLFFSFQDLDSTKPAGSVKIRVETITHYLERYAMDIIEKKKAAMPPGCPLGGA